The following proteins are co-located in the Tripterygium wilfordii isolate XIE 37 chromosome 2, ASM1340144v1, whole genome shotgun sequence genome:
- the LOC120014583 gene encoding ferredoxin--nitrite reductase, chloroplastic, with product MNSLSVRFLSAPTVPSTSQSWTGTRLLAVPSTAPSVSVDVDSARVEPRVEERDGYWILKEKFREGINPQEKVKIEREPMKLFMENGIEELAKLSMEEIDKTKATKDDIDVRLKWLGLFHRRKHHYGRFMMRLKLPNGVTTSEQTRYLASVIRKYGKDGCADVTTRQNWQIRGVVLPDVPEILKGLTEVGLTSLQSGMDNVRNPVGNPLAGIDPQEIVDTSPYTNLLSQFITANSRGNPAFTNLPRKWNVCVVGSHDLYEHPHINDLAYMPAEKDGRFGFNLLVGGFFSPKRCAEAIPLDAWVSADDVLPSCKAVLEAYRDLGTRGNRQKTRMMWLIDELGIEGFRAEVVKRMPGQVLERASAEDMIQKQWERRDYLGVHPQKQEGFSYVGLHIPVGRVQADDMDELARLADVYGSGELRLTVEQNIIIPNVENSKLEALLNEPLLKEKFSLEPSILMKGLVACTGNQFCGQAIIETKARALKVTEEVERQVSVTRPVRMHWTGCPNTCGQVQVADIGFMGCMARDENGKPSEGVDVYLGGRIGSDSHLGNLYKKSVPCKNLVPVVVDLLVKNFGAVPRVREEMED from the exons ATGAATTCACTCTCTGTGCGCTTCCTTTCAGCACCAACTGTACCCTCTACCTCTCAATCATGGACCGGAACAAGGCTTCTTGCTGTTCCTTCTACTGCTCCTTCTGTGTCAGTGGATGTGGATTCAGCGAGGGTGGAGCCAAGAGTGGAGGAGAGAGATGGGTATTGGATCTTGAAGGAGAAATTTAGGGAGGGTATCAATCCTCAAGAGAAAGTCAAGATTGAGAGGGAACCCATGAAGCTTTTCATGGAAAATGGGATTGAGGAGCTTGCTAAGCTATCAATGGAAGAGATTGATAAGACTAAGGCCACTAAGGATGATATTGATGTTAGGCTCAAGTGGCTTGGTCTCTTTCACAGGAGGAAGCATCACT ACGGTAGATTTATGATGAGACTGAAGCTACCAAATGGTGTAACAACGAGTGAACAAACTAGATACCTTGCTAGTGTGATAAGGAAATATGGGAAGGATGGGTGTGCTGACGTCACAACCAGGCAAAACTGGCAAATTCGAGGTGTGGTGCTGCCTGATGTGCCAGAAATACTTAAGGGTCTCACTGAAGTTGGCTTGACGAGCTTGCAGAGTGGGATGGACAATGTGAGAAACCCAGTTGGGAATCCTCTTGCGGGCATTGACCCACAAGAGATTGTTGACACAAGTCCTTACACCAACTTGCTGTCCCAATTCATCACTGCCAACTCACGTGGCAATCCAGCTTTCACTAACTT GCCAAGGAAGTGGAATGTATGTGTGGTGGGATCTCATGATCTTTATGAGCATCCTCACATTAATGATCTTGCTTACATGCCTGCCGAAAAGGATGGACGTTTTGGATTTAATTTGCTGGTAGGTGGGTTCTTTAGTCCAAAGCGATGTGCAGAAGCAATTCCTCTTGATGCATGGGTTTCAGCAGATGATGTGCTTCCCTCTTGCAAGGCAGTACTAGAAGCTTACAGAGATCTCGGCACCAGAGGGAACAGGCAAAAAACTAGAATGATGTGGTTGATCGATGAACTG GGCATCGAAGGATTCAGGGCCGAGGTCGTCAAAAGAATGCCTGGACAAGTGCTGGAGAGAGCATCGGCTGAAGATATGATTCAAAAACAATGGGAGAGGAGGGACTATCTTGGTGTCCATCCCCAGAAACAGGAAGGTTTTAGCTATGTTGGTCTTCACATTCCAGTTGGCCGAGTCCAAGCAGACGACATGGATGAGCTAGCTCGTTTAGCCGACGTATATGGCTCGGGAGAACTCAGGCTCACTGTGGAGCAAAATATCATCATCCCCAATGTTGAAAATTCGAAGCTTGAAGCCTTGCTCAATGAACCTCTATTGAAAGAGAAGTTTTCACTTGAACCCTCCATACTCATGAAAGGGTTAGTAGCATGTACTGGTAACCAGTTCTGTGGACAAGCCATTATTGAGACAAAGGCTAGGGCCTTGAAAGTAACGGAGGAGGTTGAGAGACAAGTGTCAGTGACTCGTCCGGTAAGGATGCACTGGACGGGCTGCCCAAATACCTGCGGACAGGTGCAAGTGGCCGATATCGGGTTCATGGGGTGCATGGCAAGGGATGAGAATGGGAAGCCTAGTGAGGGAGTGGATGTGTACCTGGGAGGTAGAATTGGCAGTGACTCACATTTGGGAAATCTTTATAAGAAGAGTGTTCCTTGCAAGAACTTGGTGCCTGTGGTTGTTGACCTTTTAGTGAAAAACTTTGGTGCCGTTCCTCGAGTGAGGGAAGAGATGGAGGATTGA